Proteins encoded together in one Natronomonas salsuginis window:
- a CDS encoding electron transfer flavoprotein subunit alpha/FixB family protein, which translates to MTVLAVAEHRRGELRDVSFELVTAGRELADEHGTDLAVAIIGGDVDGFAEELDREGVDAIYTVAEGEEFNHGVYTQAIEQLHAELAPRALLLPNSVNGLDYGPAVAGSLGLPLVTDVIGLKGDEPVEITREQYGGKVETTYDVDSEQYVLTIRPAEWPVAEEPGDASIEAFEADIDASALGSTVNGFEEVAGGDVDITEADVLVSVGRGIEEEENIPLIEALADALGATLSSSRPIVDNGWLPQNRQVGQSGKVVTPDVYIAIGISGAVQHVAGMKGADTIVAINTDPNAPIYDIADYGIVDDLFEVVPALIEDFGGAAPAL; encoded by the coding sequence ATGACCGTGCTTGCCGTCGCCGAACACCGCCGCGGTGAGTTGCGCGATGTCTCCTTCGAACTCGTTACCGCCGGCCGTGAACTCGCTGACGAACACGGCACCGATCTCGCCGTCGCCATCATCGGCGGCGACGTCGATGGCTTCGCCGAGGAGCTCGACCGCGAGGGTGTCGACGCGATCTACACTGTCGCGGAGGGCGAGGAGTTCAACCACGGCGTCTACACGCAGGCGATCGAGCAGCTACACGCCGAACTCGCGCCGAGGGCGCTGCTGTTGCCGAACTCGGTCAACGGACTCGATTACGGGCCGGCCGTCGCCGGATCGCTCGGCCTTCCGCTCGTGACCGACGTGATCGGTCTGAAGGGCGACGAACCGGTCGAGATCACCCGCGAACAGTACGGCGGGAAGGTCGAAACGACCTACGACGTCGACTCCGAGCAGTACGTGCTGACGATCCGGCCGGCCGAGTGGCCGGTCGCCGAGGAACCCGGCGACGCGTCGATCGAGGCCTTCGAGGCCGACATCGACGCGTCGGCGCTCGGATCGACGGTCAACGGATTCGAGGAGGTCGCAGGCGGCGACGTCGACATCACCGAAGCCGACGTGTTGGTGTCGGTCGGTCGGGGGATCGAAGAGGAGGAGAACATCCCGCTGATCGAGGCGCTCGCGGACGCGCTCGGCGCGACGCTGTCCTCGTCGCGACCGATCGTCGACAACGGCTGGCTGCCGCAGAACCGTCAGGTCGGCCAGTCCGGAAAGGTCGTCACGCCGGACGTGTACATCGCGATCGGGATCTCCGGGGCGGTCCAGCACGTCGCCGGCATGAAGGGCGCCGATACGATCGTCGCGATCAACACCGACCCGAACGCGCCGATCTACGACATCGCGGACTACGGCATCGTCGACGACCTCTTCGAGGTCGTTCCTGCACTCATCGAGGATTTCGGCGGCGCAGCGCCGGCTCTGTAG